The genomic segment GATCATTTGCAGGAATTGTCGATATGGAGCGAGAGTATGATTGCTGATGATACGATACGTGTTGTTGACCGGAGCGGCGGAAGATGTTTCATTCCATATCGAGGCTTGGAGCCTCAGTCAGGTGAGTTGTGCAGATACACTTATGTATTGGTGACTATGTGGTTTACGAGCAGTATCTACAAGGTGTCGGCGATAACGGATGAGGGTGTCTTCTTTGAGTGTACGGACTTGAACGACGATAACTGGCTGAAGACGTATAATGTGAACCTTGACTATGCCTATACGAAGCATTGTCGTGTCCGCATACAGATGCCACGTTTCAGGGTGTGCAATATGTTATCTGCTCCTAACTCTATCGCTGACGGGCGCATAGAGTCCGAAAAGGACAGGTTGCATGAATGTCGCAACACCACGTTTGTTTCATTGGAGGGATGCAAGTTGAGGACCTTTAATATTGATGGTATATGCTTTAACGGCAATGCGAACAATTGGAACAAGTATCTGATAGAGGCGTCGGACTGTAAGTTTACGAAGGGTTTGAACATCACAGGCAACTCGTTCAGATACCTAAAAAGCCTGGCTGTGTGTGTGACTGCTACGGATAATCTTACGTTCCAAGAGAACAAGGCTATATTCTGCTCGTCGGGAATTGTGCGTTCCAACAACGACTGCAAGAACAGCAACGTACTGAACAACCGTTTCGAGCAATGCGGGACGGGTATGACCAACATTCCTCTCGTCCAGACGATTGGAACTGATTTTCTGGTCAAGGGAAATGTACTGTCGGACTTTGGATATTCAGGTCTGAACAGTGGTGTGTTCTGGGGTCATGAAATGACATATAAGTGTTCAGGCATCATAGAGGAAAATGAATTGTATTATACTGACATCACCTTGGATAACATCGAGAAACGAACGCTGATTGACAGTGGTGCCATATACGTCTCGACCCAAAATCACAAGACGGTGATTAGAAACAACTACATCCACGACTATATCGGGATATGGGATTACAGAGGGATATATATGGACGACGGTGCGAACAACTGTCATGTATATGGCAACAAAGTGCGCAATACGCCTACCTCCTACAGCATCCAGTTCAGCAGTCAAGGAAAAGAGAGTGACCCAAATAACAAGGCGCCCTATTTCTACAGAGGGAACATGGAGGCAGACAATGACTGTGACGGTAAAATATATCTAAAACAAAAGTAAATGAAGCATATTGCTACAATTATTACGTGTCATAACCGCAAGGAGAAAACCATTTCTTCCTTACGACACTTGTATGCTGCCAAGGAACGCTACGATTCCACATCGGAAGAGAAGCTGAACATCGTGGTGTATATGACCGACGACGGCTGCACCGACGGCACATCCGAGGCTGTACGAAATGCTTTTCCCGACAAGGAAATACATATACAGCAAGGTGACGGGAACCTGTACTGGGCAGGTGGTATGAACTGTTCATGGCAGGTGGCAGCCAAAGACCGGGAATGGGACTACTATCTGCTGCTTAACGACGATACAGACATGACCGCAGATTGTTTCAACCAACTATTCGAAGCCGAACAATATGCCAGCACACGTCATGGGAAAGAGGCTTTGGTTGCTGGAATCATTGCATCTAAGGAAAAACGCAGCGAGGTGACTTATGGAGGCGAAATCTTCCTGACAAGGTTCACTGCCAAACTGCAACGCTTGATTCCGTCGGGCAAACCACAACAGTGTGACCTGCTCAATGCAAACATCATGTTTGTACCCAACAGCATATTCCGGAGCATAGGCGTTTTCTATCCTTACATGCACGGTTGCGCAGACTCGGACTACTCGGTAATGACAAGAAGAGCAGGATTTCCCGTTTACGTGACTTCAGGAATCTGCGGACATTGTGATTTTGACCACTGGACAAAGGCTGACGACAAGGAAAACATCGTCAAGATGACCCTTCAGGAGCGTAAGGCATATTTCCGCCATCCGCTTCACTCCAACAAGGACTACCTGACATTGATCAGGCGCATAACACCTTGGCGCTACCCATTCGTCTGGCTGTTCAGAAACATGGCCGTATATTGTCCGTCACTCTATTACAAAATAACATTCAGAAGATATAAATCATGAATCTCATATACATAGGATACCTGTACCCCGACACATTATTACAGGAACTCATTCACCTGAAGTCCTACATAGACTTCCCTGCCCATAACTTTCAGACAGCACTGTTAAAAGGGCTCGACAAGGAATTTCCCCAAACCAGAGTCATTTCCGCTGCACCCGTTTCAGCCTTTCCCAAGATAAAGAAATGGCATTTCAGCAAACAACCGTTCTCACACCGCGGCGACAACACAGCAGAGGACGTATATGTGGGATTACTTAATTTCCCATTAGTCGCATTGCTGTCACGATTCCTACGTGTGCGGTCCGAAATAAGAAAATCCATCAGGAACGGCGAGCATAACATTATCCTGTCCTATGGACTTCACACCCCGTTCCTGTTAGCAGTCCTGACCATGAGAAAACATGTAGAAAAAACCTGCATCATAGTCCCCGACCTGCCCCAATTCATGACAGGAAAAAGCAACCCACTGTACAGATTCGCCAAAGCCATTGACCGTCGTATCATCAACCACTGCCTCAAACGCATGGATTCATTCGTGCTGCTCAGTCCACACATGGCAGAGATGTTGCCAATAGAAGGAAAACAAGCCGTCGTCGTGGACGGCATCTATGGAGGGACCCCTCATAACATCCTTTCTACGCCAAAAGAGAAACATAAGACCGTACTATATATCGGAAAAGCCGAAGAACGTACAGGAATCTACGACCTCATTGAAGCCTTCAGGCAAATCGACGACCCGAACTACAGACTGTGGATAAGAATCTATGGAAACAAGAAAGAATACCTGAACAATGCACGTGAGCGCATAAAGGATGACCCACGGATAACCCTTCTGCCACCAATGAGCAGAACCGAACTCCTGCAATTTGAAAGAAAAGCAACCGTACTCGTAAATCCCATACGGCCGACACAAACATTCACACGCTACTTCTTCCCTTCAAAAACCATGGAATATCTCGCATCAGGAACACCCACCATAATGTATCGGCTCGACTGCCTTTCCGAAGAGTATGACAAACACATACACTTTATTCCGGAACAGACCGTGCAATCACTGCGTGATACAATCGTAAGCGTGTGCAGTCAGTCCAACGAAGAACGCAGCGATTTTGGCAAAGCAGCCGAAAAATTCATCATGGAGAGTCGCAATCCTGATGTACAGGCAGCAAAAATTGCAGACCTCATTCGTAATAAGACATAGAAAACAACCGCGCACCGACTGCCTGCAATCTTACAAAGATATTATCCTCCCTACAATTTAAACTCGAATATCTTATAAAGATACTTCATGCTGATCATCAACGGATTGGTATAGATACCATTCTCACGACAGCCGCGGACATCATCCTTGATAAGTTGCATCCGGCTCCTGACATTCCTGGTACTGACACCACCCGTCCGCATGGTTACGAAATCCATAGGCAGATAGCTGGCATTAATCTTATGCACCATGAAAAGACGAACCATCATCTCGTAATCGCTGCCGATGGCATAGTCGGTCTTGTATAGTCCAGCCTTGTCATAGACGCTACGACGGCAATAAAAGGAAGGATGAGCCGGCATGAAACCAAAGCGGAGCCAAAGGGGACGGAAAGGCTTGGAACTGTAGTAGCGCACAACCTTCTCGGGCTGCGCATCACGAATAAAATGAACATCACCATATACAGCTTCCAACTGAGGGGTACTTCTAAATGCAGACACAACACGTTGCAGGACATCATCAGAAGTATAAAAGTCGTCACCGTTCAGAATACCCACAATATCACCCGTCGCCCTGCTTATCCCCTTATTCATCGCATCATATATTCCCCCATCCTTTTCTGAAAGCCAATACAATTTTCCTCCAAACATCGGCTCATATTCTTTTATCACATCAAGGGTATGATCCGTTGAACCGCCATCTATGATCAAATATTCAATATCCTCGTAAGTCTGTGACAAAACAGACTTTATCGTGTCCCTCAACGTAGAGCCACAATTATAAGTAACCGTTATGACAGAAACCTTCAAAATACTTTTTTTTAATATAACGCATCACAACACCACATATTATATTTCATCCGAATATTTCTTTTATCAATACATACCATATACAACCACACCAATAAATCCGCCACAAATATTTTCACCCTTAAACAATATTCAAACAGCTTGCGAGTTATATTATAAAAAAACAAGACACATGGGCATCACTACCATCATCATCATAGCATTTGCGTTCAGCGCCGTCTGCGGATTCATCATGATTCCGCAAATACTCAACTATTGCGAGAAGAAAAACCTCTACGACATACCTAACTCACGAAAAATACACAACAACGCCATACCCAGACTCGGAGGAATCACATTCCTGCCAAGCATGATGCTCACACTCCTGCTTGCCGTCAGCGTCCACTCGTTCCTCTCCGACCAGCACATCACACTCAGCATGTGGACCACCATGTTCGTCATCAGTCTCATCATGATCTACGCCATCGGAATCATCGACGACCTCATAGGACTCGGAGCCGGAACGAAATTTACCGTACAGATTCTCGCAGCATGCCTCATGCCCATCTCAAAACTCTACATCAACAACTTCTACGGACTCTTCGGCATCTACGAAATACCTTTCTGGATAGGCGCACCACTCACCGTCTTCATCATCGTATTCATCACCAATGCCATCAACCTCATCGACGGCATCGACGGGCTCGCAGCCTCACTCTCACTCATCGCACTCGGCGGATTCCTGATCTGCTTCATGCGCGAAGGAGTATGGACATACGGCATACTCATAGCCGGACTCATGGGTGTGCTCATCCCCTATCTCTACTTCAACATCTGGGGAGAAGAAAGCAAAAACCGAAAAATCTTCATGGGCGACTCAGGAAGCCTTACACTCGGATTCATACTCGGATTCCTCTTCGTCAAATTCACCATGGACAACCCTAACGTCATGCCCTTCCGGAAAGACAGCCTCCTGCTATCCTACACACTCCTCATCGTGCCATGCTTCGACGTCGTCCGCGTCGTATTCAAGAGACTGCGGGAACGAAAGCCTATATTCCAAGCCGACAAAAACCACATCCACCACAAACTGCTCAGAGCCGGATGCAGTCAGCGACAGGCACTCATCACCATCCTTCTCCTCGCCCTGTCGTTTGTCCTGCTCAACAATATACTCGACTACTTCCTGCCAACGACCTTCATCGTCCTCATCGATGTGATAGTCTATATCGCTTTCCATCTCGTCATCAACAGCTTTATAAGAGACGGAAAGCCACGCGAGGATTAACAAAAAGACAAACTACCGAAAACTGAAAGCACAACTTTCAGAAACCAAATTCACTGAATTTGATGACCAATTCAAGTGAATTTGATGAGTAAATTCACTGAAATTGTTTTTCAGAAGTGCCACTATGATGTTTCTAAAACTTAGTGAACGACAGCCGGAGCCTGTCTGTTGAGAGCACCATCTTGGAACTTGTAAGCGTCTCTACGGTGAAATGCTCTTCGAGGGCGTTGATTCCGTAGGGCGTGAGCAACTCGGTGTCGGCAAGGGGCTCGTCTCCATTCTCTCGGTCAAACCGATAGGGGTTGTTGATGACCAGCGACTTGTCGGCGTGGGAGAAGCGACAAAGACACGTGGTATTGCCGGTCAGTTCCAACAGTTTGTGCTGGAATGCCCAGAACACGTTGCTTTCTGAGAGGTCGGTGACGCCGCCCGTAGCGATGGTGTCTATCTGTTCGAGGTGCCAGAACCCGTCGAGTTTTCCGTTTCCTGATGTCTCTAATTCGCAGGATGTGACGGCGATGAGCGTCACTGCCAGGATTGCGATATATGCTGTTGCTTTTTTCATGCTGCTTGTTTGTGTTTATTTGTTGAATTTCATTCGACCATTTTCACGCTCGGCAGAACGAGCAAGTTCGCTCTGCTCTCACCGGAAGCTAATGGCTCTTGAAGAGTCCTGTCTTCGAGATGGTGAGTTGGAATCCGTGGTTATGTCCGAGTATGTGTCCGAAGTCCATGGCGTAGGCTCCCCGCACGTTGAATCCGCGCAGCAGTCCTTTCTGGAAACTATAGATGCCTTCGAGCATGAAACTGACGTTGTGGTGTTTCTTGGTATAGGGTGTGGCGTATGTACCGAACCCTTCCTGATAGGTTGCCAGAGCGCGATATTTGAACGCTTCTGACGGCGTGCCGCTGATGCCGAGGTGGAATGCCATGAAGCGGTTGTTGCGGACGTCGATGATGCCGTCATCGTTGTAGAGCGGAGAGCGATAGAGCGGGTTGCCGATGACCTGTCCCCAATGTTGCCATCCCGTGTAGATGTAATGGTTGTAGTAGTTGTCCACGCCTCCGATGTGGTCGGCTATGGTCTGCGTGTGGTCGTGATAAATCGGACCGCTCTGGTATTTGGTGTACATATATTCGAAGACGATGTCGCGTATCCATCGGTTGTACTTGAAGTTGAGTTCCATGCCGAGCAGCATGTCCTTGAAGTCGTAAACGAGATAGCGGCGTTTCTTTTTCACCTGCCATTCTTCTCCTTCTCCGTATCCGTCATAGTCCATCAGGAAAAGGGCGGAGTGGTCTTCGAAGTATTTGTCGATGTAGAGTCCCCAGCGCCATGTGTCACCGTCGTAGTTGAGTCGCGCCACCCAACTGCCGACTTGGTTTCCGGAGACGTTCTGATAGGTGGTCTCGCCGACGTCGGAGCCTCCGGGAATGAACGCATTCCACATGCCTTTCAGTCCGCCTTCCCCTTTCATGGGCAGCATGGTGCCGTCGCCTTGCCGCTGATAGGCTGTTCCTCCGAAGGTGGCTGCCATCTCAAGTCCGAGTTCGAGCGACCACGGGAAGAACCGGTCTTCGTTTCCGATTTTGAGATATCCGGCTTTGCTGTGATAGAGCACGTCGTCTGCGTAGTTGTGAACCTGATTGGTGAATGTGTGCTGCCAGTTGTCGTCGGTCATCTTTCCGTATGCGATATGTCCTTTCAGCCGCAGCCAGCCGTTGGTGTATGGAATCACCCAATATTCGGGGAGTGAGATACGTACTTGAGGAACGGGACGGGCATTGATGCCGAGCGTCTGCGAACCGCTGCTCAACTGGTTGTTTTTGAGTTCCATCGGCTGCTCCTTGCTTCCAACGGTCAGGGCACCGTGCAGCCATCGCCCTTCAACGTATGCCTGCTGCACAACCACCTTACTCGTATAGTTGAGCGCACCCACAAGGTCAACACCGAACCCTATTCCCCAACGGTGCCCCTCATCGACGCTCAAGTCGCGGGAGATGCCGGCGCGAAGATAGCCGTTGCTTCCTTCGAAGGAAGAGAGTCCGTGCTTATTGGCTTGCAGCCACAGCGGAGTGATTTCGCTTGAAAAGGAGCCCTCCGCCTCCACTTTGTACGACAAGCCCGTCGCGAAAGACGGTTTCGCCACGTTGTCGTCCACCTGTGCAAGAGCAAGGACGGAATAACAAAACATACTGGTCAGTGTCAATATTCTCATACGCGATTCATCTTTTTGGTTTTGAGATTTGAGGGTTGATGTTTTTTCTATTGAAAACGTAAAAAGTTATATTTTATTGCTGCAGTCTTTTTGGTTTGAGGTTTGAGATTTGAGGTTTGAGGTTTGAGATTTGAGGTTTGAGATTTGAGGACGGTGCCTCGGCATGATATTCTATTCCGGGCAGAGCATCCCGCCCCGTCGTGTCGGTGATGACGAAAGTAAACATCCACTTGTTCAGCCTGATGCCACTATCCACGTATGGCAATTTCAGGAAAACACGGTTCCACCCCTTTCGGAGGTGGATGCGCACAGGAGCCCGCCCCGTCAGATTTTCGTCCGTGAGAGGTATCTCACGGGCTAAGCGCTCACCCGCCCGATTCCAGTCGGGTCCCTCCAATTCCTTGCCGTTCAACCATATCCGGGAGCCTTTCCTGTCCCAACAGCCAGCCTCCGGAACAATGTCGTTTTCCGACCGGCTGTAGTTCTGGAACTCAATCAGTGCACCGGCATCCTGCTCTTTCGGAGAATAGACGTTCGTCCATGCGTAAGCGGTATGATTGATGCCGACATGACCGAACAAGGTGGGAACAATCTTTCCCCAAGTGTGGCGCAGATAAATTCCGGCACCTCGCACCCGGTAGGTATCATAGCCCATATCGATGCCCGCTCCCATCCCCTTAAACTCATCATCCTCAGGGGCGAACGCGCCGTCTTTCGAACCTCCGTTCGGGAATGGCTGCGAAACCATCCAACACACATTACCCTGCCGCACGTAGGGGATGTCCGCTTCACGGAGCGACCACTGCTTGTGGTAGAGAAAACGATTCTCCCATTCCACAAACTCTTCGAGCCCCTCGCCTTCATACGGCAACTGAGTGCCTAACTCCTCAATATAGCCGTCGCCACCGCCCGTCCATGCCCGACAGGCAGAAGCAATCACACTTGCATAGAGGTTGTTCTGGCACACAATATCCTTTTCACTCTCCAACGCATGGTCATTCCACACGGCAGCCATACTGCCCAGCACCACTGAGTCGCCCTGCGAGCGGTAATAGACATTGCTGCGATAGATGCCAACAACGTCGGCAAACACATCAAAATGATTGATATAGTTGTAACGGCTGTCAATAGCCGGAATCCCTCCTGTCACCCTGCCTGCCGTACTCCATAGCGTAGTGAGGTCTGCTCCCTCTGGATTGCCTCCGGCAGGAATCCACAATGCTACCTTTCGGTTGAGTTGGTGAACATGGTGTATCATCTCACTGATGAACGTTTTATCGTGTATTTGCACCTCGTCAGCTCCGATGTGGAGATAAGGAGAATAAGGAAAAGCACCAGCCAACTGGCTCAACGCCTCTTTCAGCACACTTTTCCCCGCTTCCGTCTGCATGTCGAACCCCAATGCCCGTCGGAAGGCATCACTATGTCCGGGCATGTCAATCTCGGGCATGATGGTCACGCCGTATTTGCGTGCATACGTTGACAGCTCCAGGCATTCCTCTTGGGTGTAGTATTTCCCTTTGTCGCGCGACATAGAACTGGCGTCGGTCAATTGCGGATAGCCCTTCACTTCGAACCGCCATGCCTGATTTTCAGTCAGATGCAGGTGCAAAAGATTCACTTTGAACTGACTCAACAAGCGAATCTCACGCTTCAACTCCTCCATCGAGACAAAAGAGCGCCCCACATCGTACATCCATCCACGCACGGCAAAACTGGGATAGTCCATCATCTCAACCGACTCCAACCGTCCCCCGCCATCCATCGCCAACTGACGAAGCGACGACACCGCACGGATGACACCAACAGCACTCACCGCCTCAATCACGATGCTGTCTTTCTCCACACGCAGCCGATACCATTCATCCGAAAGACGCTCCCTTTCTTTAGAAAGAGAAACGAGGCTGGACTTCACCACGACCCGCCGCTTCGCATCCGTCCGCACGTGTCCCCATTCCGAAACCCATTCCTGCAAGACAGCACAGCCGAAATCATCATCCACGGCAACGGCACCGCGAAGCCGGAAACCGCTCCCGTCCAGAGTCCTCACGACCTTAGGCACAGGCAACAGGTGCGCCACACGAGCCAACGCACCATCAAAGACACATGCCAACAATATAAAAGCAAACAGATAACGCTTCATAACTCCATCGCCAATTTACCGCAAAGATACAAAAAAAGCAAAAAAACACACAACAATCAACCTAAAAACAAAAAAAAACAATAACTTCGCAGGCGAATAACAATAACCCTATTTACCCAACAACAATATGAAACGCATAGCACTCATCACCTATTTGTCTTTCATCATTTGTCAATTGTCAATCAGCCAGGCGCAAACCATCAGCCTACTCACATGCGAACCAGGCAAAGAGGAAGTCTATACCCTCTTCGGACATACAGCCATCAGAGTGCAAGACCCG from the Prevotella sp. Rep29 genome contains:
- a CDS encoding right-handed parallel beta-helix repeat-containing protein → MRMCGKIGYWVVCFMACAVCSDVYSRRVIDVWSQSQFDSLTSIITRQLESGERDIHVRLAAGRFKFSENHIYLKDLAYPRSSVTISGERGTVVYSDGMGYSRGDRYCYAFNHQNTFLDDHLQELSIWSESMIADDTIRVVDRSGGRCFIPYRGLEPQSGELCRYTYVLVTMWFTSSIYKVSAITDEGVFFECTDLNDDNWLKTYNVNLDYAYTKHCRVRIQMPRFRVCNMLSAPNSIADGRIESEKDRLHECRNTTFVSLEGCKLRTFNIDGICFNGNANNWNKYLIEASDCKFTKGLNITGNSFRYLKSLAVCVTATDNLTFQENKAIFCSSGIVRSNNDCKNSNVLNNRFEQCGTGMTNIPLVQTIGTDFLVKGNVLSDFGYSGLNSGVFWGHEMTYKCSGIIEENELYYTDITLDNIEKRTLIDSGAIYVSTQNHKTVIRNNYIHDYIGIWDYRGIYMDDGANNCHVYGNKVRNTPTSYSIQFSSQGKESDPNNKAPYFYRGNMEADNDCDGKIYLKQK
- a CDS encoding glycosyltransferase family 2 protein, encoding MKHIATIITCHNRKEKTISSLRHLYAAKERYDSTSEEKLNIVVYMTDDGCTDGTSEAVRNAFPDKEIHIQQGDGNLYWAGGMNCSWQVAAKDREWDYYLLLNDDTDMTADCFNQLFEAEQYASTRHGKEALVAGIIASKEKRSEVTYGGEIFLTRFTAKLQRLIPSGKPQQCDLLNANIMFVPNSIFRSIGVFYPYMHGCADSDYSVMTRRAGFPVYVTSGICGHCDFDHWTKADDKENIVKMTLQERKAYFRHPLHSNKDYLTLIRRITPWRYPFVWLFRNMAVYCPSLYYKITFRRYKS
- a CDS encoding glycosyltransferase family 4 protein; translated protein: MNLIYIGYLYPDTLLQELIHLKSYIDFPAHNFQTALLKGLDKEFPQTRVISAAPVSAFPKIKKWHFSKQPFSHRGDNTAEDVYVGLLNFPLVALLSRFLRVRSEIRKSIRNGEHNIILSYGLHTPFLLAVLTMRKHVEKTCIIVPDLPQFMTGKSNPLYRFAKAIDRRIINHCLKRMDSFVLLSPHMAEMLPIEGKQAVVVDGIYGGTPHNILSTPKEKHKTVLYIGKAEERTGIYDLIEAFRQIDDPNYRLWIRIYGNKKEYLNNARERIKDDPRITLLPPMSRTELLQFERKATVLVNPIRPTQTFTRYFFPSKTMEYLASGTPTIMYRLDCLSEEYDKHIHFIPEQTVQSLRDTIVSVCSQSNEERSDFGKAAEKFIMESRNPDVQAAKIADLIRNKT
- a CDS encoding glycosyltransferase family 2 protein, producing MKVSVITVTYNCGSTLRDTIKSVLSQTYEDIEYLIIDGGSTDHTLDVIKEYEPMFGGKLYWLSEKDGGIYDAMNKGISRATGDIVGILNGDDFYTSDDVLQRVVSAFRSTPQLEAVYGDVHFIRDAQPEKVVRYYSSKPFRPLWLRFGFMPAHPSFYCRRSVYDKAGLYKTDYAIGSDYEMMVRLFMVHKINASYLPMDFVTMRTGGVSTRNVRSRMQLIKDDVRGCRENGIYTNPLMISMKYLYKIFEFKL
- a CDS encoding MraY family glycosyltransferase — encoded protein: MGITTIIIIAFAFSAVCGFIMIPQILNYCEKKNLYDIPNSRKIHNNAIPRLGGITFLPSMMLTLLLAVSVHSFLSDQHITLSMWTTMFVISLIMIYAIGIIDDLIGLGAGTKFTVQILAACLMPISKLYINNFYGLFGIYEIPFWIGAPLTVFIIVFITNAINLIDGIDGLAASLSLIALGGFLICFMREGVWTYGILIAGLMGVLIPYLYFNIWGEESKNRKIFMGDSGSLTLGFILGFLFVKFTMDNPNVMPFRKDSLLLSYTLLIVPCFDVVRVVFKRLRERKPIFQADKNHIHHKLLRAGCSQRQALITILLLALSFVLLNNILDYFLPTTFIVLIDVIVYIAFHLVINSFIRDGKPRED
- a CDS encoding lipocalin-like domain-containing protein — protein: MKKATAYIAILAVTLIAVTSCELETSGNGKLDGFWHLEQIDTIATGGVTDLSESNVFWAFQHKLLELTGNTTCLCRFSHADKSLVINNPYRFDRENGDEPLADTELLTPYGINALEEHFTVETLTSSKMVLSTDRLRLSFTKF
- a CDS encoding capsule assembly Wzi family protein, which encodes MRILTLTSMFCYSVLALAQVDDNVAKPSFATGLSYKVEAEGSFSSEITPLWLQANKHGLSSFEGSNGYLRAGISRDLSVDEGHRWGIGFGVDLVGALNYTSKVVVQQAYVEGRWLHGALTVGSKEQPMELKNNQLSSGSQTLGINARPVPQVRISLPEYWVIPYTNGWLRLKGHIAYGKMTDDNWQHTFTNQVHNYADDVLYHSKAGYLKIGNEDRFFPWSLELGLEMAATFGGTAYQRQGDGTMLPMKGEGGLKGMWNAFIPGGSDVGETTYQNVSGNQVGSWVARLNYDGDTWRWGLYIDKYFEDHSALFLMDYDGYGEGEEWQVKKKRRYLVYDFKDMLLGMELNFKYNRWIRDIVFEYMYTKYQSGPIYHDHTQTIADHIGGVDNYYNHYIYTGWQHWGQVIGNPLYRSPLYNDDGIIDVRNNRFMAFHLGISGTPSEAFKYRALATYQEGFGTYATPYTKKHHNVSFMLEGIYSFQKGLLRGFNVRGAYAMDFGHILGHNHGFQLTISKTGLFKSH
- a CDS encoding family 20 glycosylhydrolase, whose product is MKRYLFAFILLACVFDGALARVAHLLPVPKVVRTLDGSGFRLRGAVAVDDDFGCAVLQEWVSEWGHVRTDAKRRVVVKSSLVSLSKERERLSDEWYRLRVEKDSIVIEAVSAVGVIRAVSSLRQLAMDGGGRLESVEMMDYPSFAVRGWMYDVGRSFVSMEELKREIRLLSQFKVNLLHLHLTENQAWRFEVKGYPQLTDASSMSRDKGKYYTQEECLELSTYARKYGVTIMPEIDMPGHSDAFRRALGFDMQTEAGKSVLKEALSQLAGAFPYSPYLHIGADEVQIHDKTFISEMIHHVHQLNRKVALWIPAGGNPEGADLTTLWSTAGRVTGGIPAIDSRYNYINHFDVFADVVGIYRSNVYYRSQGDSVVLGSMAAVWNDHALESEKDIVCQNNLYASVIASACRAWTGGGDGYIEELGTQLPYEGEGLEEFVEWENRFLYHKQWSLREADIPYVRQGNVCWMVSQPFPNGGSKDGAFAPEDDEFKGMGAGIDMGYDTYRVRGAGIYLRHTWGKIVPTLFGHVGINHTAYAWTNVYSPKEQDAGALIEFQNYSRSENDIVPEAGCWDRKGSRIWLNGKELEGPDWNRAGERLAREIPLTDENLTGRAPVRIHLRKGWNRVFLKLPYVDSGIRLNKWMFTFVITDTTGRDALPGIEYHAEAPSSNLKPQISNLKPQISNLKPKRLQQ